The Bdellovibrio bacteriovorus W nucleotide sequence GAAGAAGAATTCGCATCCTCTTTTAAACGAATCCGCCCTTTTATATTATGGGGAGAACTTAGGTCATTTTCTGACTTTTGAATTACCAAGTGCAAATCAAACCAAAAAAATCGTCGATGCCCTCAAAGACAAACACGTTATTACTGATTCTCGAGGCAATAGACTGCGCTTTGGATTCGGTTTGTATTTGTCTGAAGAAGACATTCGTAAAGCGTGCGCCTTGATATTTAAAAACAACGCCCCTCGCTAGGGGCTCTAAAATTTAAAAGAAGTAACGAACCCCGATACCGCTTGCGAGATAGTAGTCAGGACGATTGGCATAACGATCGTTATTAGCAACCACGATGGCCAACTGATCTAAAAGTGTCCAGTCCCAGTAGAGACTCCAGTTATCAAGAGTGACATGGGACTCAAAAACCAAACCGAAGCGATAGGCGGTATTGTCATAGTAATTTTTTTCTGGATACTTAGACGAGTTTTGCACAAACGTCTCTTCACACATACATCGAGCCGCTAAAACTCCTACTGAGACAATGTTCCAATGAGTTTTCTGATAAGAATACTTAAAGGGCAAATACAAATACTTCACGTTGACCTGATGAATATCATCACCAAGAATTCCAGCCGTTTTTCCCACACCCATGGTTGTCATATGTTTCTTGTTCTGGGAAACATACACCGCACTCATATTGGTCTTTCCCATATAGCCGCCAGAACCCACAGCCATACCCCATTCAGCCGATGCGACTTGTGCGCTAAAGATAAGAGAGATCAGCACTATGGTCTTTTGAAATATCATGTGTGCACTCCCTTCTTTGACATCTTTCAACTAATACTTTTTCTCTAGAAAGAGTGATTCTACTCCAATAAACGCCTTCCGTTCTCTGAACTTGATGGCGCACGTAAGTGCCTTCATTAAAAGTCAGGAAGACATGATGGTGCCCATGCAGAACAAGGCGCACATTGAAGCTCTGAAAAATCTCTTTGAAGTACTCAATTTGTTCTGCAGTAAAGTATTCGTCGTTATCTGGGTTTACGTGCATCATCATAACTTTAGGCAAAGAGGACGAAGCTAACTCCTCTTCAAGCCATTGCCAGTCTAAATCTATGGGCAAAAAATCGAGACGATTATTATTAAAGAAGATGAACTTATAACCACCTTCAAAAAAGGAAAAATTGTACTCGCCAAAGATGCGGCGATAGAGAAGCTTTCCCTTAGTTAAGGTATCATGATTTCCCATTATCGTGAAGTGAGGCTTTTTTAGCCTAACGATGGATTTGAGATAAGCATCATACTCGAAATTAAGACCTTGATTTGTAAAGTCCCCAAGGCTGATCGTAAAATCTAAATCTGAATTATTTGCAA carries:
- a CDS encoding hypothetical protein (COG2902 NAD-specific glutamate dehydrogenase), encoding MIFQKTIVLISLIFSAQVASAEWGMAVGSGGYMGKTNMSAVYVSQNKKHMTTMGVGKTAGILGDDIHQVNVKYLYLPFKYSYQKTHWNIVSVGVLAARCMCEETFVQNSSKYPEKNYYDNTAYRFGLVFESHVTLDNWSLYWDWTLLDQLAIVVANNDRYANRPDYYLASGIGVRYFF
- a CDS encoding phosphohydrolase (COG1409 Predicted phosphohydrolases), with product MKFFWSAIVVTFLMVGCAPLKNSPFSEETDTKLTNYNHVNLFDLESSQSLHDDEVVFGVISDSHQNYMSLQDWVGVANNSDLDFTISLGDFTNQGLNFEYDAYLKSIVRLKKPHFTIMGNHDTLTKGKLLYRRIFGEYNFSFFEGGYKFIFFNNNRLDFLPIDLDWQWLEEELASSSLPKVMMMHVNPDNDEYFTAEQIEYFKEIFQSFNVRLVLHGHHHVFLTFNEGTYVRHQVQRTEGVYWSRITLSREKVLVERCQRRECTHDISKDHSADLSYL